A stretch of the Streptomyces sp. NBC_00078 genome encodes the following:
- a CDS encoding thiamine ABC transporter substrate binding subunit, whose protein sequence is MHTKTFVAAAVGLGLITLSACGSSSGSGGSGDSKSVTLVSHDSWAVSKSVLADFEKQSGYKVHVLKDGDAGQAVNKAILTKDNPQGDVFFGVDNTLLSRALDNGLFQPYEAKGAGQIQAQYRVDQDKHRVTPIDSGDICVNYDKAYFSKHKLAPPQSFDDLVKPAYKNLLVTENAATSSPGLGFLLGTAARYGDGGTSRSGGAESGGGWQGYWKKLTANGVKVVDGWEQAYNDEFSGSAGGKKAKADRPLVVSYASSPPAEVIYGDPKPKTAPTGTSYGTCFRQVEYAGLLSNAKNSKGGKAFLDFLVTKEFQEDMPLNMFVYPVREGAQVPPEFVKYGQPAKDPETIAPARIAANRDQWVKSWTSLVLK, encoded by the coding sequence GTGCACACCAAGACGTTTGTGGCCGCCGCGGTCGGCCTCGGCCTGATCACGCTGTCCGCGTGCGGGTCGTCGTCCGGCAGCGGCGGGTCCGGAGACTCCAAGTCCGTCACCCTCGTCAGCCACGACTCGTGGGCCGTCTCGAAGAGCGTCCTCGCCGACTTCGAGAAGCAGTCCGGCTACAAGGTCCACGTCCTCAAGGACGGCGACGCCGGACAGGCCGTCAACAAGGCCATCCTCACCAAGGACAACCCGCAGGGCGACGTCTTCTTCGGCGTCGACAACACCCTGCTGTCGCGGGCGCTCGACAACGGCCTCTTCCAGCCGTACGAGGCGAAGGGCGCGGGACAGATCCAGGCGCAGTACCGGGTCGACCAGGACAAGCACCGCGTCACGCCCATCGACTCCGGCGACATCTGCGTCAACTACGACAAGGCGTACTTCAGCAAGCACAAGCTGGCCCCGCCCCAGTCGTTCGACGACCTGGTCAAGCCCGCGTACAAGAACCTCCTCGTCACCGAGAACGCCGCCACCTCCTCGCCCGGCCTCGGATTCCTGCTCGGCACCGCGGCCAGGTACGGCGATGGGGGCACCTCCCGCTCGGGCGGAGCCGAGAGTGGGGGAGGCTGGCAGGGCTACTGGAAGAAGCTCACGGCGAACGGCGTCAAGGTCGTCGACGGCTGGGAGCAGGCGTACAACGACGAGTTCTCCGGGTCCGCCGGCGGCAAGAAGGCCAAGGCCGACCGGCCGCTCGTCGTGTCGTACGCCTCCTCGCCGCCCGCCGAGGTCATCTACGGTGACCCGAAGCCGAAGACCGCGCCGACCGGGACGTCGTACGGCACCTGCTTCCGGCAGGTCGAGTACGCCGGGCTGCTCAGCAACGCCAAGAACAGCAAGGGCGGCAAGGCGTTCCTCGACTTCCTGGTCACCAAGGAGTTCCAGGAGGACATGCCGCTGAACATGTTCGTCTACCCGGTGCGGGAGGGCGCTCAGGTGCCGCCGGAGTTCGTGAAGTACGGGCAGCCGGCCAAGGACCCCGAGACCATCGCCCCGGCCAGGATCGCCGCCAACCGTGACCAGTGGGTCAAGTCGTGGACGTCACTCGTACTGAAGTAG